Within the Senegalia massiliensis genome, the region TTACATATAGAAGAAATGGTTGAAAGAGATGAAATAACTAAAAGAGCCCAGTTAAGAGCAGATGAAATTATTCAAAAGGCACAAAGTAATGCTAAAGATATAAGATTAGGTGGCAGAGAATACGCTGATGAATTATTAAAAACTGTACAAAGTCAATTAGAAGAGTTGCTTAAGACAGTTGATGAAAATAGAAATGAATTAAATGAAATGTAAGGACCTATTTAGGTCCTTTTAGTATGGCTTTATATATATTATAAAGTATAGATGATATAAGTGAAGATATAGTTAATAGAAAAAGTATGAATAGAATTATTTTAAATGATATATATATATGGTCAAAAAAATTTCTAAAGTAATTTGAACTGTTTTTAATTTTATAAGAATAATTAAAAACACTTATTGATTTAGTCATTATAGGGTTATAAAGAATCAGTGTAAAAGCTCCAGCAAGTAAACCATGCATTAATTTAGAAAAAATATATATTTTGTTATTTATATCTATTTTAGAAAAAAAACTTAAAGCTTGACTATGAATAGATATTCCACTCCATCCTATTAATATACTAACTAGAACATAAATATGTAAGCTGTTGCTTTCTATTGATTGTGAAAGAATTTTAGCACCATTAGTTATTTCTATAATTCCAAATAAAAATCCCTTAATTATATTTTCTTCAATAAAAACACCTATATTTTCTAATGACTTCATAATATAATAAACAATATTAAGTGAATTTAATGATTCTATAACTACTGAATAAAAAATAATGAAGCCACCAATTATTAGTATTGTATTCATTGCATCTTGCATTGCATCAGACATAATATTCCCAATATTTTTATCTTTTAAAAGATTATTATAAGAATGTTTTAAATTCTTTTTATAATCTATACTTATTTGGTGTCCCTTAACATTATATTTAAAGAATCTAAATATTAAACCTAATGTAATAGATCCAAGATAATGAGATAATATTAAAAGAAATCCTAATCTCTCATTATTAAACATACCTATAGAAACGGCTCCTATTATAAAGAGAGGTCCAGAAGTAGAAGCGAAAGAAGCAAGTCTTTGTGCTTCTATTTGAGAAATTTTATTTTCTAATCTTAATTTAGAGATTAATTTAGCTCCTACTGGATATCCAGAAGTTATACTCATTGCAAATACAAAAGCTCCCTCACCTGGAATATTAAATAAGGGACGCATTAAAGGACTAATTAATGTTCCTATAAAATTCACAAATCCTAATTGAATAGTTATTTCAGAAATTATAAAAAAAGGTAGAAGAGAAGGTAGTACAGTAAAAAACCAAACATCTATTCCTCTTAATGCGGCATCTATGGAATTTTTAGGATACAATACTATTAATATTATAAGAACAATAAATATAAATGGATATAATAAATTTTTAAATCTAAATAAATATTTTTTTTTAATTATAATATATAAAATAAAAAATATAATTAAATAGAATAAATAGTTCATAAGCGACCTCCATTTTACATCTATTTAATTATATTTAATTTGATACATAATTATGTTCTAATATAAGGAGAAATATAAAAATCAAAATTATTTTTTATATTTGTTTTATTGTTTACTCCTATAAAATATATATTTGATGCCTTTATATCTAAATCAAACATTTTATTTAGATTATTTTTTTTGAAGTCAGCTACTTTATTTATTATAGGTAAATTTGAATTAGATTTTATATTTTTCAGTATTTCAAAACCTTTTTTATTAGATCCTAAAACATGAATATAAAGTGGAAAATTATAAAATTGATCTTTTTTATAATTGATATCTAATAGTATATGAATTAAAATTCTTTGGATTCTAGTATAAGTATATCTTTTAGTTTTAATATTTTTTATTATATCTATTATATTATCAAATTTATTTGCAGCTTCTATTATTCTATTTTCAAGACCAATTTCTATATCTATAAATTCTTTCAAGTAATCCTTATCTATAGTTCTTAACTTATATATTAGAATATCATTAAAGTTAATCAATTGATTAAAAGAACTATAATTTGCTAAGTATTTTGATATATGTTTTTTACTATGAATAGGTAAAGAATAAGATGTTTCCTTATCGGAAATACCTTCAGAAATTAAAGATCTTCTTATTGCAGTAGCACTCGATATATTTCCAGTTAGAGTAATTTCATTATAATCTGAAATTATTCTTTTAATTGAGTGAGGTTTTATTGTGCTATTTAAGGTTATTAATGATTTTATATATTCTATTGCTAATATATTGTTAGGATTATTTATTATATTATCAATTTTATAATCATTAAAGATATTTTTTAAAGCTTCACTTCTTGCTTTAGGAAAAGACATCCCTTTATTTAAATGTTTTTTTAAGTGATATTTAAAATCTTTAGGTTCAGATCCTAATATTTTTGAAATTTTTATAAGAGATTCTAAATCATTTGTCTCACTTCCAAAGGATATATAATCTATAACGTTTAAAGAATCTAATAATTTAACAGCACCATATGAGAAATATTCAGCACTCATAGTAGAGTATAAAGTAGGTAACTCTAATACTAAATCAACACCAGCATCTACTGCCATCTTAGCTCGAGTCCATTTATCACATATAGCAGGCTCTCCTCTTTGGACAAAATTCCCACTCATCACAGCTACACTATAGTTACAGTTTGTTTCTAATTTAGATTGTTCTAGATGGTATTTATGACCATTATGAAAAGGGTTATATTCAGTAACAAGACCAACAATTTTCATTTTTTTCTCCTTTATTATATTTATTTTAATCAATACAGGTATAATAATTTGATTTTTTCATTAAAATATATTTGATTAAGTCTTATTTTATATTATAATAGTTATTAAGCTTGATATACAAATTATAATTTATATCTAGTTGATTTTTTAAATGTTTTATAATAACATTAGAATATAAAAAGTTTTTTAGGAGGATGAATATGAAAGTATTAGTAATTAATTGTGGTAGTTCTTCACTTAAATATCAATTAATAGATATGTCAAATGAAGAAGTTCTTGCTAAGGGATTAGCTGAAAGAATTGGAATTGAAGGAGCAAGAGTTAAGCATAAACCTACAGGAAAAGAAGAAGTATTAATTGAAAAGCCTATGAGTGATCATAAAAAAGCAATAGAGATTGTTTTAAATGCTTTAGTAGATTCAGACCATGGAGCTATAAGTTCTATGGATGAAATAAATGCAGTAGGTCATAGAGTAGTTCATGGAGGAGAAAAATTCTCAGAGTCTGTAATAATAGATGATAATGTGTTAAAAGCAATTGAAGAATGTTCAGAGCTTGCGCCATTACATAATCCACCAAATATTATGGGAATAAAAGCTTGTCAGGAATTAATGCCAAATACACCTATGGTTGCAGTGTTTGATACAGCATTCCATCAAACTATGCCTGAATCATCTTATATCTATCCTATTCCTTATGAGATGTATGAAAAATATGGAATAAGAAGATATGGTTTTCATGGAACATCACATAAATATGTAGCAAATAGAGCAGCAGATATGTTAGGAAAAGATATTAAAGATTTAAAAATTGTTACTTGTCATTTAGGAAATGGTGCAAGTGTTGCTGCTGTAAAAAATGGTAAGTCAATTGAAACTAGTATGGGATTCACTCCACTAGAAGGTCTTGCTATGGGAACTAGAAGTGGAGATATAGATCCAGCTATAATAGTATATTTAATGGAAAAAGAGAATATGACTATTGATGAAGTTAATACAATGCTAAATAAAAAGTCTGGAGTATTAGGAATATCAGGTGTAAGTAGTGACTTTAGAGACATTGAAGGTGCAGCTAGTGAAGGGAATCATAGAGCGCAATTAGCACTTGAAAAGTTTAATATGAGAGTTAAGAAATATATAGGTGCATATTCTGCTATAATGGATGGAATAGATGTATTAGTATTTACTGCTGGACTAGGTGAAAACTCATCTGAAACTAGACAAGAAATTTGTAAAGGATTAGAATTCATAGGAATAGATATAGATAAATCTAATAATAATGTTAGAGGTAAAGAGACAGAATTAAATAAAAAAGAAAGTAAAGTTAAAATTCTTCTTGTACCAACAAATGAAGAACTTATGATAGCAAGAGATACAAAATCTTTAGTTTAACATTTAAATCTGTAAACATAATAACTTGACAAAGTTATTATAAATTAATATAATTAGGGTTGGTCATAATAAGAGGTGAATAAAATGAAAGTTAACCTATCTAATCTTATAAACGGAAGCGATTATCAGATTGAATTAGATGATACATTTGAAATTAATGAGATTAAGACTGAGGGTAACCATATTAAATTTAATAAACCTGTAGAAGTTAATGGAGGAATATTTAATACAGACGACGGTATATATCTACAGGCTAAGGTTTCTTTTGAATATACAACTAGTTGTGCTAGATGTTTAAAAAATATTACTAAAAATGAAGATGCTATGCTTGATTATAAAATAGTATATGAAAATGATCAAGAAAACTCATCAGAAGATGAATTAATTTTAGAAAAAGGTAATATATTAAATTTAAATGAACCTATTATATCTTCTATATTGCTATCTTTACCTATGAAAACTATTTGTGATAATGAATGCAAAGGTATATGTCCTCAATGTGGAAAGGACTTAAACAAGGGTGATTGTAATTGTGAAGATGACAATATTGATCCTCGGTTGGCTAAACTGAAAAGATTAATGGATAAATAAGGAGGTGTTTTTAATGGCAGTACCAAAGCGTAAAACATCAAAATCAAAAAGAGATATGAGAAGAGCATCAAATTCTAAGGCTACAAGACCTAATTTGATGGAATGTCCTCAATGCCATGAGCCAAAATTACCACATAGAGTATGCTCTGCTTGTGGATATTACAAAAATAAAGAGGTTAAAGAAGTAAATTAATCAAAAGGTGGATACATATGTATCTACCTTTTTTATATATCTTTTTAATAAAGATAAATAGAATTGTAAGCTATCAGATAAATTTGTTATAATATACTAAGATGAAGTCATAATAATAAGTGTTAAAAATAAAAAATAATTGAAATTAATACTTGAAAAAAATAGTTTATTAATATATACTTACTATTAGTAACAGGTACTAATTTCAAGTCGTAACTTGAGGTGATAGTATTGAAAAAGCGTAAACCAAAGAAGGAGAGGCAAAAAGAATTAAAAGAAAAATTAATTGAAGATCCTTTTTGGACTGATGAAGAGTTAACTGAAGTTTTTAATGTAAGCATTCAAACCATAAGACTTGATAGATTGGAACTTGGGATTCCAGAGCTTAGGGAAAGAGTAAAGAATGTAGCTGAAAAAAATCATACAAAAGTTAGATCTATTGGAGGTAAAGAAATAGTAGGTGAACTTATTGATTTAGAGCTTGGTAATACTGGAATATCAATTCTTGAAACAACTAAAGACATGGCTTTTGAAAAAACTGATATTGTAAGAGGACATCATATATTTGCTCAAGCAGAGTCTATAGCAATGGCTGTAATAGATGCAGAAGTAGCTCTTACAGGTGTAGCAAATATTAAATACAATGAACCAGTAAAATCTGGTAGTAAATTAATTGCCAAAGCTGAGGTAGTAAGACAAAGGGCAAATAAATATTTTGTTCATGTATTTATATATGAATCTCAAAAGCAGGTTTTTAGAGGAAAATTTATTTTAGTATCTATGGAATAGGAGTGTTTATATGAAAATAGCAATTGATGCAATGGGTGGCGACAAAGGTGTTAGTATGACTGTTAAGGGAAGTGTAGATGCAGTAAATGAGTTTGATGTTAAAGTTATTCTTGTTGGCAACTCAGATATGATAAAAAAAGAATTAGATAAATATAATTATGATAAAGATAAAATTGACATCATAAATGCAAGTGAAGTTATAGAGAATACTGAAAAACCTGTAAAGGCCATAAGAAGAAAAAAAGATTCTTCTTTGGTTAAAGCATTAAAATTAGTAAAGGAAAAACAAGCAGATGCAGTTGTTTCTGCAGGTAGTACAGGTGCATTACTTGCTGGAGGATTATTTATCGTTGGAAGAATTAAAGGGATAGATAGACCAGCTTTATCTCCTGTATATCCTACTGAAAAAGGAGTGTCATTACTAATTGATGCAGGAGCAAATGTAGATTCAAAACCAAAAAATTTAGAACAATTTGCTATAATGGGTTCAATTTATGCTGATAAGGTTTTAAGTAGAAAAAATCCTACTGTAGGTCTTGTTAATATTGGTGAAGAGCAAGAAAAAGGTAATGAACTAACAAAAGAAAGTTATAAATTACTTGCTGAAAGCAATATAAATTTTTATGGAAATATTGAAGTAAGGGATATACCAAAAGGCTATTGTGATGTTTTAGTTTGTGATGGTTTTGTTGGAAATACAATACTAAAGTTAACAGAAGGATTAGCTTCTACAATTTTCTCATCTTTAAAAAAAGAGTTTATGAAAAACATTAAAACTAAATTAGGAGCTTTTTTATTAAAGGATGGGCTTAAAAGTTTAAAAAAACAAATAGATTATAGTGAATATGGTGGAGCGTTATTACTAGGTGTTAAAGGTGGAGTGATAAAAGCTCATGGAAGTTCAGATTCTAAAGCTTTTAAAAATGCAATAAAACAAGCTAAAATATTTACTGAAAATAATGTTGTAGAAATTATAGAAAATGAGATATTGAAAATGGAGGATTAAAATGGAAAGAGAATTTGGCATTGGAATTATTGGTACTGGAAGTTATGTTCCTCAGAATATAGTTACTAATAAAGACTTAGAAAAAATAGTAGATACTTCAGATGAATGGATAACTACTAGAACTGGTATAAGAGAAAGAAGAATTCTAGAAAAAGATAAATCAACATCTTATATGGCAAAAATAGCAGCAGAAAGAGCTATAGCTTCCTCTGGTCTAAATTCTCAAGATATAGATATGGTAATAGTAACTACTGTTACACCGGATATGGCTTTTCCATCTACAGCTTGTATAGTGCAAGAACAATTAGGACTTAAAAATGCGGCTGCATTTGATTTGGAGGCTGCATGTACTGGTTTTATTTATGGTTTAACAAATGCATATGCATTTATTAAGTCAGGACTTTACAAGAACGTATTGGTAATTAGTGCTGATAATTTAAGTAAAATTGTAGATTGGGAAGATAGAAATACTTGTGTATTATTTGGAGATGGTGCAGGTGCAGTAGTTGTTTCTAGTGTAGATTCAGGTAAAGGTATATTATCAATGGATATTGGTGCAGATGGTTCTGGAGGAGAACTTTTAACTCAACCTGCAGGAG harbors:
- a CDS encoding nucleotidyltransferase — encoded protein: MKIVGLVTEYNPFHNGHKYHLEQSKLETNCNYSVAVMSGNFVQRGEPAICDKWTRAKMAVDAGVDLVLELPTLYSTMSAEYFSYGAVKLLDSLNVIDYISFGSETNDLESLIKISKILGSEPKDFKYHLKKHLNKGMSFPKARSEALKNIFNDYKIDNIINNPNNILAIEYIKSLITLNSTIKPHSIKRIISDYNEITLTGNISSATAIRRSLISEGISDKETSYSLPIHSKKHISKYLANYSSFNQLINFNDILIYKLRTIDKDYLKEFIDIEIGLENRIIEAANKFDNIIDIIKNIKTKRYTYTRIQRILIHILLDINYKKDQFYNFPLYIHVLGSNKKGFEILKNIKSNSNLPIINKVADFKKNNLNKMFDLDIKASNIYFIGVNNKTNIKNNFDFYISPYIRT
- the ylbJ gene encoding sporulation integral membrane protein YlbJ translates to MNYLFYLIIFFILYIIIKKKYLFRFKNLLYPFIFIVLIILIVLYPKNSIDAALRGIDVWFFTVLPSLLPFFIISEITIQLGFVNFIGTLISPLMRPLFNIPGEGAFVFAMSITSGYPVGAKLISKLRLENKISQIEAQRLASFASTSGPLFIIGAVSIGMFNNERLGFLLILSHYLGSITLGLIFRFFKYNVKGHQISIDYKKNLKHSYNNLLKDKNIGNIMSDAMQDAMNTILIIGGFIIFYSVVIESLNSLNIVYYIMKSLENIGVFIEENIIKGFLFGIIEITNGAKILSQSIESNSLHIYVLVSILIGWSGISIHSQALSFFSKIDINNKIYIFSKLMHGLLAGAFTLILYNPIMTKSISVFNYSYKIKNSSNYFRNFFDHIYISFKIILFILFLLTISSLISSILYNIYKAILKGPK
- a CDS encoding beta-ketoacyl-ACP synthase III → MEREFGIGIIGTGSYVPQNIVTNKDLEKIVDTSDEWITTRTGIRERRILEKDKSTSYMAKIAAERAIASSGLNSQDIDMVIVTTVTPDMAFPSTACIVQEQLGLKNAAAFDLEAACTGFIYGLTNAYAFIKSGLYKNVLVISADNLSKIVDWEDRNTCVLFGDGAGAVVVSSVDSGKGILSMDIGADGSGGELLTQPAGGSLNPSTEETVKNKLHFIKMEGNSVFKFAVKTMAQSSKKVMDDISFSISDIDHLIPHQANMRIIESASKRLKINKDKVCMNLDKYGNMSSASIPVALDEAVRNNTIKDGDNVILVGFGGGLTWGATLLKWTS
- a CDS encoding acetate kinase, whose amino-acid sequence is MKVLVINCGSSSLKYQLIDMSNEEVLAKGLAERIGIEGARVKHKPTGKEEVLIEKPMSDHKKAIEIVLNALVDSDHGAISSMDEINAVGHRVVHGGEKFSESVIIDDNVLKAIEECSELAPLHNPPNIMGIKACQELMPNTPMVAVFDTAFHQTMPESSYIYPIPYEMYEKYGIRRYGFHGTSHKYVANRAADMLGKDIKDLKIVTCHLGNGASVAAVKNGKSIETSMGFTPLEGLAMGTRSGDIDPAIIVYLMEKENMTIDEVNTMLNKKSGVLGISGVSSDFRDIEGAASEGNHRAQLALEKFNMRVKKYIGAYSAIMDGIDVLVFTAGLGENSSETRQEICKGLEFIGIDIDKSNNNVRGKETELNKKESKVKILLVPTNEELMIARDTKSLV
- the fapR gene encoding transcription factor FapR, giving the protein MKKRKPKKERQKELKEKLIEDPFWTDEELTEVFNVSIQTIRLDRLELGIPELRERVKNVAEKNHTKVRSIGGKEIVGELIDLELGNTGISILETTKDMAFEKTDIVRGHHIFAQAESIAMAVIDAEVALTGVANIKYNEPVKSGSKLIAKAEVVRQRANKYFVHVFIYESQKQVFRGKFILVSME
- a CDS encoding YceD family protein encodes the protein MKVNLSNLINGSDYQIELDDTFEINEIKTEGNHIKFNKPVEVNGGIFNTDDGIYLQAKVSFEYTTSCARCLKNITKNEDAMLDYKIVYENDQENSSEDELILEKGNILNLNEPIISSILLSLPMKTICDNECKGICPQCGKDLNKGDCNCEDDNIDPRLAKLKRLMDK
- the plsX gene encoding phosphate acyltransferase PlsX, with amino-acid sequence MKIAIDAMGGDKGVSMTVKGSVDAVNEFDVKVILVGNSDMIKKELDKYNYDKDKIDIINASEVIENTEKPVKAIRRKKDSSLVKALKLVKEKQADAVVSAGSTGALLAGGLFIVGRIKGIDRPALSPVYPTEKGVSLLIDAGANVDSKPKNLEQFAIMGSIYADKVLSRKNPTVGLVNIGEEQEKGNELTKESYKLLAESNINFYGNIEVRDIPKGYCDVLVCDGFVGNTILKLTEGLASTIFSSLKKEFMKNIKTKLGAFLLKDGLKSLKKQIDYSEYGGALLLGVKGGVIKAHGSSDSKAFKNAIKQAKIFTENNVVEIIENEILKMED
- the rpmF gene encoding 50S ribosomal protein L32, yielding MAVPKRKTSKSKRDMRRASNSKATRPNLMECPQCHEPKLPHRVCSACGYYKNKEVKEVN